The Neisseria sicca genome includes a window with the following:
- the coaE gene encoding dephospho-CoA kinase (Dephospho-CoA kinase (CoaE) performs the final step in coenzyme A biosynthesis.) — MTLWIGLTGGIGSGKSQAAKIFSDLGVPHIDADALSRNLTADNGIALPAIRRLFGDKVFHTQNSLNRAALRDIVFRRPQAKKELEEVLLPLILNEIKSAKTCYPDAAYGIIDVPLLVENPEFLAAVDRVLVIDVSEATQILRVQQRSGLNTEEIKRIMNTQSNRKTRLLYADDVLENEGTLSELAKKIQELNRFYLGYAGNSKFGTSLP; from the coding sequence ATGACTTTATGGATAGGTTTGACAGGCGGTATCGGCAGCGGGAAATCTCAAGCAGCAAAAATCTTTTCTGATTTGGGAGTTCCGCACATTGATGCCGATGCCCTGAGTCGAAACCTGACGGCGGATAACGGTATAGCATTACCGGCTATCCGCCGTCTTTTTGGCGACAAGGTTTTTCATACTCAAAACAGTCTGAACCGTGCTGCTTTGAGGGATATTGTTTTCAGACGACCTCAAGCCAAAAAAGAATTGGAAGAGGTATTACTGCCTTTGATTTTAAATGAAATCAAATCAGCAAAGACCTGTTATCCCGATGCGGCATACGGCATCATCGATGTCCCCTTGCTGGTTGAAAATCCGGAATTTTTGGCAGCTGTTGATAGAGTATTGGTGATTGATGTTTCTGAAGCAACACAAATTCTTCGCGTTCAGCAAAGAAGCGGTTTGAACACAGAAGAGATCAAGCGCATTATGAATACTCAGTCCAACCGCAAAACGCGGCTGCTCTATGCAGATGATGTTTTAGAAAATGAAGGAACTTTATCTGAATTGGCCAAGAAGATTCAGGAACTGAATAGGTTTTATCTGGGATATGCCGGCAACTCAAAATTTGGTACATCATTGCCCTAA
- the yacG gene encoding DNA gyrase inhibitor YacG has translation MTEVTTVKCPTCQKSVIWNEESKYRPFCSQRCRLIDLGEWAQEKYTVAAEEDDTLSDSIVGGLQ, from the coding sequence ATGACTGAAGTAACGACTGTGAAATGTCCGACCTGTCAAAAGTCGGTGATATGGAATGAAGAGAGTAAATACCGACCTTTTTGCAGTCAACGTTGCCGATTGATTGACTTAGGCGAATGGGCGCAAGAGAAATATACGGTTGCAGCGGAAGAAGATGATACTTTATCCGATTCAATAGTCGGAGGCTTACAATAA
- the pilB gene encoding type IV-A pilus assembly ATPase PilB produces the protein MSIGLLRVLVQSQTINSTQAEHYNNILKTGQEILPMLFADKIISPRSLGELVARVFSYPLLDLHYYPRNNIVMDVLTEEQMVQNRCVPIFRRGRKVYLAVSDPTQIQSFQKIAFASGVTVDLVVVPDDQLSSLLEWLGQRSTTILKEISEEQEAAQPSQALYIDNEEAEDGPIPRFIHKTLSDALNAGASDIHFEFYEQMARVRFRVDGQLREVVQPPVAVRGQLASRIKVMARLDISEKRVPQDGRIQIAFHKHGRPIDFRVSTLPTLFGEKVVMRILNSDAATLNIDQLGFEPFQKEMLLEAIHRPYGMVLVTGPTGSGKTVSLYTCLNILNTEDVNISTAEDPAEINLPGINQVNVNDKQGLTFAAALKSFLRQDPDIIMVGEIRDLETADIAIKAAQTGHMVFSTLHTNNAPATLSRMLNMGVAPFNIASSVSLIMAQRLLRRLCSSCKREVERPPVPALKKAGFTDEDLAKDWKLYRPVGCDSCRGKGFKGRVGVYEVMPITEEMQRVIMNNGTEVDIMNMAYKEGMVDLRRAGLLKAMQGLTSLEEVIAHTND, from the coding sequence ATGAGTATCGGATTATTACGAGTTTTAGTTCAAAGTCAGACAATCAACAGTACCCAGGCAGAGCATTACAACAATATATTGAAAACGGGGCAGGAAATCTTGCCTATGCTTTTTGCGGATAAGATTATTAGCCCAAGGTCTTTGGGTGAGTTGGTTGCGCGAGTTTTTAGTTATCCACTCTTGGATTTACATTATTATCCACGTAACAATATTGTTATGGATGTTTTGACCGAAGAACAGATGGTTCAGAATCGCTGTGTTCCGATTTTTCGTCGCGGTCGAAAGGTATATTTAGCGGTTTCAGATCCTACTCAAATCCAAAGTTTTCAAAAAATAGCTTTTGCTTCAGGAGTGACAGTTGATTTGGTTGTCGTACCTGACGATCAATTAAGTTCCCTTCTAGAATGGTTAGGACAACGTTCTACTACCATCTTAAAAGAAATTAGTGAAGAACAAGAAGCTGCTCAACCCTCACAAGCTCTCTACATTGACAATGAAGAAGCTGAAGACGGTCCTATCCCTCGTTTTATTCACAAAACTTTATCGGATGCACTAAACGCAGGCGCATCTGATATACATTTTGAATTTTACGAACAAATGGCTCGTGTTCGTTTTCGCGTAGACGGTCAGCTAAGAGAAGTGGTTCAACCGCCTGTTGCAGTACGCGGACAGCTGGCTTCACGTATTAAAGTAATGGCGCGTTTGGATATTTCTGAAAAACGTGTGCCACAAGATGGTCGCATTCAGATTGCTTTCCATAAACATGGTCGCCCCATTGATTTCCGCGTGAGTACGCTACCTACCCTTTTTGGTGAAAAAGTGGTAATGCGTATTCTGAATTCTGATGCGGCAACTTTAAATATTGACCAGTTGGGATTCGAGCCTTTCCAAAAAGAAATGCTGCTTGAGGCCATTCATCGCCCTTATGGCATGGTATTGGTAACAGGTCCGACAGGTTCAGGTAAAACCGTATCGCTTTATACCTGTCTGAATATTTTAAATACAGAGGACGTCAATATTTCCACCGCAGAAGACCCTGCAGAGATTAATTTACCAGGCATCAACCAAGTCAACGTCAATGATAAACAAGGTTTGACTTTTGCTGCAGCATTAAAATCTTTCTTGCGTCAAGACCCTGACATCATCATGGTAGGTGAGATTCGTGATTTGGAAACTGCGGATATTGCCATCAAAGCGGCACAAACCGGACATATGGTGTTTTCAACGTTGCATACCAATAACGCGCCTGCGACCCTATCCCGTATGTTGAACATGGGGGTTGCTCCATTCAACATTGCCAGTTCTGTCAGCTTAATTATGGCACAACGACTATTGCGTCGTCTGTGTTCGAGCTGTAAGCGTGAAGTTGAGCGCCCCCCTGTTCCCGCATTGAAAAAAGCAGGATTTACAGATGAAGATTTAGCAAAGGATTGGAAACTCTACCGTCCTGTCGGCTGCGATAGTTGCCGTGGTAAAGGCTTCAAAGGCCGTGTCGGCGTCTACGAAGTGATGCCGATTACCGAGGAAATGCAACGTGTCATTATGAATAATGGTACGGAAGTTGATATTATGAACATGGCCTATAAAGAAGGCATGGTCGATTTACGCCGCGCAGGTTTGTTAAAAGCTATGCAAGGTTTGACTTCATTAGAAGAAGTTATTGCTCACACTAACGATTAA
- a CDS encoding type II secretion system F family protein produces the protein MAQAEQKRGLFAQKNKGKRFTFEGKNTNTDQLVRGEVVAKDEEEARKKLQRRGIRPLRISKVKATKKRRITQEDITVFTRQLATMMKAGLPLMQAFEIVARGHSNPSMTEMLMQVRADVEQGSALGKSFAKYPKYFDRFYCNLIAAGETGGVLESLLDKLAVYKEKTQAIKKKVKTALTYPISIVVVAVVLIFVMMRWVLPAFKEVYSNMGAELPGMTQTVMSISDFFVEYGWIMIIAAIGIGFGVYKLHQKSPEFQKRVDAMVLRMPIFGSIIRKATIARWARTTSTLFAAGVPLVEVLDSVSGAAGNILYEEATQDIRAKVTQGLSLTSSMQSTDMFPNMVIQMAAIGEESGSLDDMLNKAAEFYEEEVDNSVSQLSSLMEPIIMVVLGSIIGTILVAMYLPLFNLGNVVG, from the coding sequence ATGGCTCAAGCAGAGCAAAAAAGAGGCTTATTCGCTCAAAAAAATAAAGGCAAACGTTTTACGTTTGAAGGTAAAAATACCAATACGGATCAATTAGTCCGAGGCGAAGTAGTCGCCAAAGACGAAGAAGAAGCGCGTAAAAAGCTCCAACGCCGCGGGATACGCCCTTTACGTATCAGTAAAGTAAAGGCAACCAAAAAGCGTCGTATTACTCAGGAAGACATTACAGTTTTCACCCGTCAACTCGCCACCATGATGAAAGCAGGTCTGCCTTTAATGCAGGCTTTTGAAATTGTCGCACGCGGACACTCCAACCCATCCATGACTGAAATGTTGATGCAAGTCCGTGCAGATGTGGAACAAGGTAGTGCATTAGGTAAATCATTTGCCAAATACCCAAAATATTTCGACCGTTTTTATTGCAATCTGATTGCGGCTGGCGAGACCGGTGGTGTTTTAGAAAGCCTGTTGGATAAACTTGCTGTATATAAAGAGAAAACACAAGCCATTAAGAAAAAAGTAAAAACTGCATTGACGTACCCAATTTCTATTGTGGTTGTTGCGGTTGTACTGATTTTCGTAATGATGCGCTGGGTTTTGCCTGCATTTAAAGAGGTTTACTCCAATATGGGAGCAGAATTACCAGGTATGACACAAACAGTCATGAGTATTTCCGACTTTTTTGTGGAATATGGCTGGATCATGATTATTGCAGCAATTGGCATTGGATTTGGTGTATATAAATTGCATCAGAAATCTCCTGAATTTCAAAAACGTGTAGATGCCATGGTTTTACGTATGCCTATTTTTGGCTCTATCATTCGTAAAGCAACTATTGCACGTTGGGCTCGTACTACTTCTACCTTATTTGCTGCCGGTGTCCCTTTGGTTGAGGTTTTAGATTCTGTATCAGGTGCTGCCGGCAATATACTCTATGAAGAAGCAACGCAAGACATCCGTGCAAAAGTTACTCAAGGCCTCTCTTTGACTTCAAGTATGCAAAGTACGGATATGTTCCCGAATATGGTTATTCAAATGGCTGCTATTGGTGAAGAGTCAGGTTCGTTAGATGATATGTTAAATAAAGCTGCAGAGTTTTATGAGGAAGAAGTTGATAACTCTGTATCACAACTATCTTCTTTGATGGAGCCGATTATCATGGTGGTTTTGGGCTCCATTATCGGTACAATCCTCGTGGCGATGTATCTGCCGCTGTTTAACCTCGGTAACGTAGTAGGTTAA
- the ispH gene encoding 4-hydroxy-3-methylbut-2-enyl diphosphate reductase — MTQKTIILANPRGFCAGVDRAISIVERALEEFGAPVYVRHEVVHNKFVVDNLREKGAVFIEDLADVPKGAILIYSAHGVSKAVQQEAAERGFRVFDATCPLVTKVHKEVARLDAQDCEIIMIGHKGHVEVEGTMGQLPPGRMLLVETVEDVAGLQVKNPDKLAYVSQTTLSVDETKDIIAALNARFPNIRNPHKEDICYATTNRQTAVKELAEECDIVIVVGSPNSSNSNRLREVAAQRGVDAYMVDNAGYLQREWFEGKHKVGVTAGASAPEVLVREVLQTIQQWGHETIREGEGAEESIVFVLPKELRREGENKQILNKG, encoded by the coding sequence ATGACCCAAAAAACCATCATCCTTGCCAATCCGCGCGGTTTCTGCGCTGGCGTTGACCGCGCCATCAGCATCGTCGAGCGCGCGCTGGAAGAATTCGGCGCACCGGTTTACGTCCGCCACGAAGTCGTCCACAACAAATTCGTCGTGGACAACCTGCGCGAAAAAGGCGCGGTATTCATCGAAGACCTCGCCGACGTACCCAAAGGCGCCATCCTGATTTACTCGGCACACGGCGTCTCCAAAGCCGTACAACAGGAAGCCGCCGAACGCGGGTTCCGCGTATTCGATGCCACCTGCCCGCTCGTGACCAAAGTCCACAAAGAAGTCGCCCGCCTCGACGCGCAAGACTGCGAAATCATCATGATCGGACACAAAGGCCACGTCGAAGTCGAAGGCACCATGGGACAGCTTCCGCCCGGCAGAATGCTGCTGGTCGAGACCGTTGAAGACGTCGCCGGACTGCAAGTCAAAAACCCCGACAAACTCGCCTACGTCAGCCAAACCACCCTCTCCGTCGATGAAACCAAAGACATCATCGCCGCCCTGAACGCCCGTTTTCCCAACATCCGCAACCCGCACAAAGAAGACATCTGCTACGCCACGACCAACCGCCAAACCGCCGTCAAAGAATTAGCGGAAGAATGCGACATCGTCATCGTCGTCGGCTCGCCCAATTCTTCCAACAGCAACCGCCTGCGCGAAGTCGCCGCCCAACGCGGCGTCGATGCCTATATGGTCGACAACGCAGGCTACCTGCAACGCGAATGGTTCGAAGGCAAACACAAAGTCGGCGTAACCGCCGGCGCGTCCGCCCCCGAAGTTTTAGTCAGAGAAGTCCTGCAAACCATACAGCAATGGGGACACGAAACCATACGCGAAGGCGAAGGCGCAGAAGAAAGCATCGTCTTCGTCCTCCCTAAAGAACTACGGCGCGAAGGCGAAAACAAACAAATCCTCAACAAAGGTTAA
- a CDS encoding prepilin peptidase — protein sequence MLESLDTLAPFAIPLSIVVGLLIGSFLNVVIYRVPVMMERGWTQFAKEHLQLELTEEEQQPFNLMKPDSRCPKCHAPVKAWQNIPIVSYLMLGGKCGSCKTPISIRYPLIELLTGILFGVVAWQYGWTMVTFGGLILTAILIALTFIDADTQYLPDSLTLPLIWLGLLFNLNGTFVPLKSAVLGAVFGYMSLWLLCFIYKLLTGKIGMGNGDFKLLAAQGAWLGVGILPVLVFMAALIGLIGAIIGRVAKGQYFAFGPSLAIAGWIILVANEPVHRAVTWWLTKSGF from the coding sequence ATGTTGGAATCTTTGGATACATTAGCGCCATTCGCTATTCCGCTATCTATTGTCGTTGGTTTGTTAATCGGAAGTTTTCTTAATGTTGTCATTTACCGCGTTCCTGTCATGATGGAACGCGGTTGGACTCAGTTTGCGAAAGAGCATTTGCAACTTGAATTAACGGAAGAAGAGCAGCAACCATTCAATTTGATGAAACCGGATTCACGCTGCCCCAAGTGTCATGCTCCGGTAAAGGCTTGGCAAAATATTCCGATTGTCAGTTATCTGATGCTTGGCGGTAAATGCGGTTCGTGTAAAACGCCCATCAGCATCCGTTATCCCTTAATCGAATTATTGACCGGTATATTGTTTGGCGTAGTGGCGTGGCAATATGGCTGGACGATGGTTACATTTGGTGGGTTAATATTGACTGCAATATTGATTGCATTGACCTTTATCGATGCGGATACTCAATATTTACCTGACAGCCTGACCCTGCCGTTGATATGGTTAGGCTTGCTGTTTAATTTGAACGGCACATTCGTACCATTGAAATCCGCCGTCTTAGGTGCAGTTTTCGGTTACATGAGCTTATGGTTGTTATGTTTCATCTATAAGCTTTTGACTGGAAAAATCGGTATGGGTAACGGCGATTTTAAATTGCTGGCTGCTCAAGGTGCATGGCTTGGGGTCGGCATTTTACCTGTATTGGTTTTTATGGCAGCATTAATCGGTCTGATTGGAGCGATTATCGGGCGGGTTGCCAAAGGACAATATTTTGCTTTCGGTCCGAGTTTGGCCATTGCTGGCTGGATTATTTTGGTAGCCAACGAGCCGGTACATCGTGCCGTCACTTGGTGGCTGACAAAATCAGGATTTTAA
- the ribF gene encoding bifunctional riboflavin kinase/FAD synthetase encodes MKIWLGQHRTPDFPQGSAVTIGNFDGVHLGHKHILQKLKQEADARGLPVVVVIFEPQPKEFFARQTGKKQPYRISPLRTKLNLLEQTGCVDAVWVLRFNQTFADMDAQDFINLLLRKTLNTRYLLIGDDFRFGAGRRGDFELLAAQPDIQTDRTPSVIVEDIRTSSTAVRNALSEGRLDYAKKLLGHDYTLSGKVKHGKKLGRTINAPTANIQLPPHHYALSGVFVVEVDGTFGTKRGVASFGFNPTVSNNRAQKLEVHLFDFNENIYGQRLNVRFLHKLRDEKKFDSIAELKVQIEQDMKNARHWSET; translated from the coding sequence ATGAAAATCTGGCTCGGTCAGCATCGCACGCCCGACTTCCCTCAGGGAAGTGCCGTTACCATCGGCAATTTTGACGGCGTACACCTCGGACACAAACACATTCTCCAAAAACTCAAGCAAGAAGCCGATGCACGGGGGCTTCCTGTCGTCGTCGTTATCTTCGAACCACAACCCAAAGAATTTTTTGCCCGACAAACCGGTAAAAAACAGCCCTACCGTATCAGCCCTCTGCGCACCAAACTGAATTTGCTTGAACAAACCGGCTGTGTCGATGCAGTTTGGGTGCTGCGGTTTAACCAAACATTTGCCGATATGGATGCCCAAGACTTTATCAATCTGCTTTTACGCAAGACGTTGAATACGCGTTATCTGCTGATTGGAGATGACTTCCGTTTCGGTGCAGGTCGCCGTGGCGATTTCGAACTTTTGGCAGCACAACCTGATATTCAAACCGATCGTACCCCATCTGTTATCGTAGAAGACATCCGTACCAGCAGTACCGCCGTGCGTAATGCGCTTTCTGAAGGACGATTAGACTATGCCAAAAAACTGCTGGGACACGATTACACCTTAAGCGGCAAAGTCAAACACGGTAAAAAACTCGGCCGCACCATCAACGCCCCCACCGCCAACATCCAACTCCCTCCCCACCATTACGCCTTAAGCGGGGTATTTGTTGTTGAAGTAGATGGCACTTTCGGCACAAAACGCGGCGTGGCAAGTTTCGGATTCAACCCTACTGTCAGCAACAACCGCGCCCAAAAACTTGAAGTCCATCTATTTGATTTCAATGAAAACATTTATGGCCAACGCCTGAACGTCCGTTTTCTGCACAAATTACGCGACGAAAAAAAATTCGACAGTATCGCCGAATTAAAAGTACAAATCGAACAAGACATGAAAAATGCCCGACATTGGTCTGAAACATAA